The genomic interval GGCCGGCCGCGGCTCACCGATTCGAGGTGAGACAGCACCGCGTGCGGTGTCCACACCGTCTTCCAACCCCGCACGCCGAGGCGCAGGCAGAAGTCGATGTCGTTGAAGTCCACGGCAAAGGTCTCTTCGTCGAAACCACCGACGGCCTGGTATTTCTCTCGCGCAACGGCGAGGCAGGCCGCCGTGACGCCTGACACCTCGTGCGCCACGCTCAAGCGATCGAGATGGCCGGGCGTGTCGGCGGGGCGGCGGCGCAGGATATGGCCGGCCTCGCCGCCGAGCCCGACCACGACACCCGCGTGTTGAAGGCGCCCATCCTCGTAGAGCAGTTTCGCGCCGACCGCGCCAACCTCCGGTCGGACCGCCTGGGCGACGAGGACGTCGAGCCAGTCGGGTCGCAGCACCGCCACGTCGTTGTTGAGCAGCACGAGGACGTCGCCGCGCGCCTTCTGCGCGCCGGCATTGACCAGCGCCGAGAAATTGAAGGGGTGCGGATAGGGCTCGATCCGGACCCGCGGATCGAGGCGTAACCGCTCATACAGATCGAGCACGGCCGGCTCCGTCGAACCGTTGTCCACGATCACCAGTTCGAGGGCGGGATAGGGCGTCTTCTCGAGGACATCCTCGGTGACCCGCGCGATCAGATCGAGCCGGTCGCGGGAGGGGATGATGATGCTGACGAGCGGTGCCGGGTCCGGCAGCGGCCATCGAAGATCGAGGCGGCCGTCGTGGAGCGCTGCACGCGCCGGCGATCCCGTGGTGCGCAGGTGGCGGTCGAGGTGGAGCGCGCGGACAGCCGGATCGGCTCTGACGGGCTCGCGACGGCACAGGATGCGGGGGATGTGGGCGACACGGGCCGCGGATCCGGCCGCGAGATCGAGGGTGAGGGCCAAGGCGTCGGGCGTGCCCACCGGCTCGGCGGACAGGCCGGCGAGGAAGTCCCTCGCGATCAGCGCGGGCGCACCGACATAGCCCGTGGCAAGCGCCAGATCGGGGCTCCAGTCCGGCTTGAGGCGCGGCCTGAGCGTCCGGCCGCCGGTCTCCTCATCGGCATAGACCATCGCGGCCGCCTCGGCGCTCTTGGCAAGCTGGCGCAGTGCGTCAGGAGCCAGGATGTCGCCGGGGCGGAGCAGGCCGAACAGGTCGGCCCCGCCGCCAAGCTCGTGCAGCGTCGCGGCCGGATTCCATGGGGTGGAGAGGACGCGCCGGTCGATAGCCGGATTCGTTGGTGGGGCGCCATCCGTCCAGGCGATGAGGAGAGACCAGTCTTGATGGGTTTGGGCGCGCAGGCTCGCGACGCTGCGCGCCACCGCATCGGCACGCGCGAAGGGAGCCGGGAGAACGAGGCGGATCTGCGCGCCGGATTTCGGCTCGGCCGGCGTGACCCGAAACAGCCGCGACGCCTTCCAGGCCGGATAGCGGACAAGGGGTGACACCGCGCAGGCGCCGCGAAGGCTGTCGCGCCAGCGCCGCTCGTCGCGCGCGACAGCCGCGTGCAGGGCGGCTGCGGCGCGTCCCGGCCGCTTCAGCAGCGCCTCCGCAAAGACGCTCGCGCTGCTCCGCAGCCCGACGCGCTCCAGCGCGAAGCCCGACTCTGCGGCGATCTCGATGCCCTCGCAATCGCCCGGCAGGTAGCCGAGCCAGCGTGCGACGCCGAGGGCAACACCCGGCAGCACGAAGCCGTCGCGTCGGCCGGCGCCGCGAAGCAGGCGCAGCAGAGGCCTCTGCGGCCGCGCATGCACGGGCAGCGTATAGGTCAGGACGATCCAACGACACTGCCACGGCCTCCGCTCAGGGGGCGACAGGACGAGGCGGCGGTCGAACAGGGGGTCGTCAGCGGGCACCAGGGAGAACGGCGTCTCCCGACCCTGCCACACGCCCCGCCCATCGCCTCCCCTTGCATCAGGCGTGGCGATGCCGTCCTCCGGCAGGTTTCGAGCCATGCTGCGCGGGCAATCCCGTCATTGTGCGGCCGGGGCCTCACCCTGTTCCGCCGCCGCCGCCGCGGGTGCGGGCTTGCGGCGGCGCGCGGCCGGCTTCGGGCGCGCCGAGGCGCCGGCCAGGGTCACCTCGATGTCGTAGCCCATCGCCTTGTCGGCGGGCACGGTGAGATCGTTCTCGATAACCGTCGCCTCGCCCTGGGCGGCGCCTGCCGGAATCGCCACCGCAACACGGTGGCTGCGCATCATCACGGGCTGCTCGTTGTACTTCACGCCGATGGTCACCGGCACGTCGAAACGCCCGGCCGCACCGGCCGGTCCGAGCAGGGCACGCAGCTCGACGCCGACACGCACCGCGACCGAGCCGTCGGGCCGCGCCTTGCACTCCCGGCTAAGCCGGCCGAGCACGATCTGATGGCGCAGGCGCCGGTTGTCGCCCGCAGCTCCCGCGAAAGCCTGGACCGCGGCGCCGCCATCCGGAACGAAGACCGGCGGGCAATAGACGTCGTCGGGGTCCTGCGCCCGCGGCGCGGTGACCGCCGGTGCGTCGCCCTCGCGGCCGCCGAACATGTTCTTGAAGAAGCTGCCCGGTTCGGCCCGCGCCGTGCCGGGCACGGCCAGCACCAATCCACCGAGGATGATCAACGCCCTGCGCATCGTTTGACCGTTCCCTGCCCTTTCCCGGCGATCCCTTGAACGCTCCGGAGCCGGACGATCCTACTTGAGCGCGTCGAAACCGGGGCCGAAGCCCTTCATCGAGACCGGGATGCCGACCCCCTCCTCCGGCGTCTGGAAGACGATGAAGGTCGATTGCGACCCGTTGCGCATCGATTTGATCAGGCCGTCATCCATCACCACCTCGGCGACGCAGCCCATGCTCAGGCAGCGCACGAAGCTGGCGCGGCCGATATCGGTCTGATCGATCTTGAGGCCGAGGCCGGAGGTCAGGAGGATGCCGAGCGGAGCCTGCACCCGCAGCAGGTAGCCGCGGTTGTCGGCGATCTTCAGCACGATGACGACGAGGTTGAGGTTCGGCCGGTCTTCCGCCGCCACGTACTGCACGAGGGCGCATTGCTCGGCCTTGGCACCGGCCGGCGTCTCGCAGCGCAACTGCCAGTCGTCGAAGGTCTTGCGCACGGTCCCCTGGGCCTGTGCGGCGCCGCCCCCGGCCAGCACCGTCGCGGCGGTCGCGGCCGCCAGCGCAAGACGGCGGCCGGCCCCAGGACGCAAAGCCCGAACCACGCCCGCAAACAGACTCATACGAACTCCGATCGATCGCTTGTCGAGACGGTGGCCGGCTCCGGCGGATGCCCCCTCGCGCTAACGCAGTCGAGGCGTTCGGAGATGCCGCCCGGCCTCGGGCGTTGGGACCATGCAGGTTTCCCGGTGTCAAGCAATCGCGGCGAGGGTGTGTCGGGAATGGGGCAAAGCGGCTACCCCTCGCCGCCCGGCTGCCCTAAGGTAAGGTCAAGCTCCCCTTCATCCGAGGAAACCGCCATGCGCCGCCTCGCCTCCCCCCTCGCCCTCGCGACCCTCTTCGTCGCGGTGGGTTGCGGGGGCGCTTCCGCCCTCTCCCTGCCGTTCGAGGAGTCGGATTACCTCCCGCCCGAGGCGACGACGACCTATATCGAGCGCTCCCTCAACCATCAGGCGCCGCTCACCATCGAGCATCCGCCCGTGGAGCGGAACCCGCGCGGGCGCCGTCGTGGCGACGCGGCGGCCATCGCCGGCTTCTGCCGGGACGGTGGCACCGTGCTGCGCCGCGATGCGATGGGCCGCCCCACCTACCTGCGTCAGCGCGAGGTTTGCGAAAACGTCGCGCCCCGCACCCTGTGGCCGGGCCACGTCGATCCGCGCCCGACTTGGCCGGCCGAGGCCGCGCCTGCCCGCAGCCGGGCGATCGTGACGAAGTACTGAGCCGGTTCCGGTCGATCGGACCGGAGGCGGCGCCTGGGGATCGCCCGAATCCGCAGGGATCGACCGGATTTGGAGTCAGCCGTAGCGGTGCAGTTCCGAGCCGTGCCGCTTCAGCCACCGCTCCGCCTCATCCACATGGGGACAGAGTTCGTTGGTGAGCGCCCAGAAGCGGGGGGAATGGTTCATCTCGCGCAGATGCGCCATCTCGTGGGCGACGAGGTAGTCGAGCACCACGGGCGGCGCGAGGATCAGCCGCCAGGAGAAATTCAGCTCGCCGCGAGCGGTGCAGGACCCCCAGCGGCTGCGGGTGTCGCGCAACGTCACCCGCGCCGGCCGCTGGCCGAGGCGCGTCGCGTAGACCGCCACCGATTGCGACAGGTCGCGCCGGGCCTCCCGCATCAGGAACTCGCGGACACGGCGCGGCATGTGCGCCGGATCGCCTGGGACGGCGAGCGTCCCGCTCGCGGGATCCGCCTCGGCCATGCCGCGCCCGTCCCGCGCCACGATCCGGTGCGGCACACCGCGCAGCGGGATGACCGAGTCTTCCGCGAACGGCACCCGCTCGGGCAGCTTGGCGAGGCGGGCGGCGATCCAGCCGCCGTGGCTCTGCGCGAACTTCTGAGCCGTGGCGAGCGACGACCGGATCGGCAGCGTGAGAACCACCGCGCCGGTCGCACTCGAAACCCGCAGGGTCAGCCGGCGCGCGGTCGGCCGCCGAAGAATGGTGACGCGAAAGGTCTGCCCGTCATGAGCGATCTCGATGTGATCCGGATCCGGCCGTCGCAGCAGGGCGCGCGTCATGCCCGCGAGCCTAGCCGCAGCCGGCCGGCTCAGCCATCCCAGCAATGCCTCTCTCACCGGAAATCCACCTGATCGGACGCTTGCCCGCGTCGCGGTCAGGCGCTGCCCTCCATCTCCCGTACGAAGCGGGCGATGCGCGGGGCGATGACGGACCGGAAGCGCGAGCCGTTGAACACGCCGTAATGCCCCACCTTCTCCTGCATGTGGTAGGCCTTGCGGGCATCGGGCAGGTTCGGGGTCAGGTCGAGGGCGGCCTTGGTCTGGCCGACGCCGGAAATGTCGTCGTTCTCGCCCTCGACGGCGAGGATGGCGCAGCGGCGGATGGCCGAGAGATCGACCAGCCGTCCGCCATGGCGCATCCGCCCCCGCGGCAGGGCGTGATCAACGAAGACGGTCTGCACGGTCTGGAGGTAGAACTCCGCCGTCAGGTCCATCACCGCGAGATACTCGTCGTAGAAGTCGCGGTGCTTCTCCGCCGAATCGCCGTCGCCGGTCACGAGGTGGTGGAACATGTCGGTATGGGCGGTGACGTGGCGATCGAGGTTCATTGCCATGAAGCCCGAAAGCTGCAGGAAGCCGGGATAGACCCGGCGCATCACCCCCGGATAGAGCGGCGGCACCACCGTGATGCAGTTCTTCTCGAACCAGGCCATGCCGCGCTCCTGCGCGAGGCAATTCACGGCGGTCGGCGAGCGGCGGGTGTCGATCGGCCCGCCCATCAGGGTCATCGAGACCGGCACGTGGGCCGAATCCGCCGCCTCCATCAGAGCGACGGCGGCGAAGACCGGCACGGCGGGCTGGCAGACGGCCATCACGTGCAGGTCCGGCCCGAGGTCACGGAACATCGCCTGCAGGTAATCGATATACGTGTCGAGGTCGAAGCGCCCGTCCAGCAACGGGACCATGCGCGCGTCGGACCAATCCGTGATGAAAACCCGGTGGTTGGGCAGCATCGCCTCGACGGTGCCGCGCAGGAGCGTCG from Methylobacterium sp. AMS5 carries:
- a CDS encoding glycosyltransferase family 2 protein — protein: MATPDARGGDGRGVWQGRETPFSLVPADDPLFDRRLVLSPPERRPWQCRWIVLTYTLPVHARPQRPLLRLLRGAGRRDGFVLPGVALGVARWLGYLPGDCEGIEIAAESGFALERVGLRSSASVFAEALLKRPGRAAAALHAAVARDERRWRDSLRGACAVSPLVRYPAWKASRLFRVTPAEPKSGAQIRLVLPAPFARADAVARSVASLRAQTHQDWSLLIAWTDGAPPTNPAIDRRVLSTPWNPAATLHELGGGADLFGLLRPGDILAPDALRQLAKSAEAAAMVYADEETGGRTLRPRLKPDWSPDLALATGYVGAPALIARDFLAGLSAEPVGTPDALALTLDLAAGSAARVAHIPRILCRREPVRADPAVRALHLDRHLRTTGSPARAALHDGRLDLRWPLPDPAPLVSIIIPSRDRLDLIARVTEDVLEKTPYPALELVIVDNGSTEPAVLDLYERLRLDPRVRIEPYPHPFNFSALVNAGAQKARGDVLVLLNNDVAVLRPDWLDVLVAQAVRPEVGAVGAKLLYEDGRLQHAGVVVGLGGEAGHILRRRPADTPGHLDRLSVAHEVSGVTAACLAVAREKYQAVGGFDEETFAVDFNDIDFCLRLGVRGWKTVWTPHAVLSHLESVSRGRPVGAARARFEREAAAFTARWRDVIRHDPFYHPALSLTTFGEELE
- a CDS encoding invasion associated locus B family protein, with translation MSLFAGVVRALRPGAGRRLALAAATAATVLAGGGAAQAQGTVRKTFDDWQLRCETPAGAKAEQCALVQYVAAEDRPNLNLVVIVLKIADNRGYLLRVQAPLGILLTSGLGLKIDQTDIGRASFVRCLSMGCVAEVVMDDGLIKSMRNGSQSTFIVFQTPEEGVGIPVSMKGFGPGFDALK
- a CDS encoding SprT family zinc-dependent metalloprotease yields the protein MTRALLRRPDPDHIEIAHDGQTFRVTILRRPTARRLTLRVSSATGAVVLTLPIRSSLATAQKFAQSHGGWIAARLAKLPERVPFAEDSVIPLRGVPHRIVARDGRGMAEADPASGTLAVPGDPAHMPRRVREFLMREARRDLSQSVAVYATRLGQRPARVTLRDTRSRWGSCTARGELNFSWRLILAPPVVLDYLVAHEMAHLREMNHSPRFWALTNELCPHVDEAERWLKRHGSELHRYG
- the phaZ gene encoding polyhydroxyalkanoate depolymerase, producing the protein MDLAYIWYETARAMLTPARLAADAARHSLDNPGNPLAYGPYARSTAAALEMFERVTRRYGKPAFGLPTTVIDGQGVPVSERVVWERPFGRVIAFDRALPAGHSEPQPKLLIVAPMSGHYATLLRGTVEAMLPNHRVFITDWSDARMVPLLDGRFDLDTYIDYLQAMFRDLGPDLHVMAVCQPAVPVFAAVALMEAADSAHVPVSMTLMGGPIDTRRSPTAVNCLAQERGMAWFEKNCITVVPPLYPGVMRRVYPGFLQLSGFMAMNLDRHVTAHTDMFHHLVTGDGDSAEKHRDFYDEYLAVMDLTAEFYLQTVQTVFVDHALPRGRMRHGGRLVDLSAIRRCAILAVEGENDDISGVGQTKAALDLTPNLPDARKAYHMQEKVGHYGVFNGSRFRSVIAPRIARFVREMEGSA